In Thermospira aquatica, the following proteins share a genomic window:
- a CDS encoding tetratricopeptide repeat protein, which yields MKYRWFSSLFFVVPIAILLMSAGEDVFEKGLGFYKEKKFLLAIGAFRNAAELGNKDPKLYLLLGNSYVGIDDYDKAIESYQKGLQSGLPLAYYGVYYFNLGYTYGLKKLYQQAVVTFDQALAYDTNLTHAYWYKGMLYYKMRDRTNTIREWETYLVVNPTGPQSDNIRRALELLRDPNFNFPDDLVKNPMERLTNTESVVAEPLIDISGALGDYKPEDKGKAEDTSVEDIEK from the coding sequence ATGAAGTATAGATGGTTTTCTTCTCTTTTTTTCGTAGTTCCGATAGCTATTCTTTTGATGAGTGCAGGTGAAGATGTTTTTGAAAAAGGGTTGGGATTTTATAAAGAGAAAAAGTTTCTCCTGGCCATTGGAGCCTTTCGGAATGCTGCGGAACTCGGCAATAAAGATCCCAAACTTTACCTTCTGCTGGGAAACAGTTATGTGGGCATTGACGATTATGATAAAGCGATAGAAAGCTACCAAAAAGGGTTACAGTCTGGTCTTCCCCTTGCCTACTATGGGGTGTATTACTTCAACCTTGGCTATACCTATGGGCTAAAAAAACTTTATCAACAAGCTGTTGTTACTTTTGATCAGGCTCTGGCCTATGATACGAATCTCACTCATGCCTATTGGTACAAGGGCATGCTTTATTATAAAATGCGCGATAGAACCAATACCATTCGAGAATGGGAAACCTATCTCGTTGTTAATCCCACAGGACCACAGAGTGATAACATTCGTCGGGCACTTGAACTTCTTCGGGATCCAAACTTTAATTTTCCCGATGATCTTGTGAAAAATCCCATGGAACGACTCACCAATACAGAAAGTGTGGTTGCCGAGCCATTGATCGATATTAGTGGCGCGCTGGGTGACTATAAGCCAGAAGACAAAGGAAAAGCTGAAGATACATCTGTCGAGGATATAGAAAAATAG
- a CDS encoding tetratricopeptide repeat protein, translating to MTEKKNTSRKQGAKPKAVQKGKVVSKKPSKEEEKKQWLLLGLLGLLLVLTPIVWVGFSGGGKAKQIEKYLSLAEEYANNEAYDRALDYLDKAFELDPNDPRIKELRDAIIRAQKNKEKLKEDEMKDLLKKTAQATSPTPLEKTTTVEKKEKPQVEQVSAKESAAEQYKKYMENGKKYLENNYFDEAIKEFEKARKIEATPEVDAYEAVSYYGKKDIGKAQSLAQAAIQKDPKQGPAHYTLGKILYDKDLNDEALASFKKAIEGDYETADMYYSMGVIYYMKKLYNDAKSSFQKAVSLDPKHAKAYYNLGLTYMALNDNNNALKAFDQNLQLEPTNAKTMINIGTIYYNAKQFSQAEKFFARAVEIEPNNDRALVKLGNTYEELKQFTRALSVYQKAYQVNPKNYLCSFNYARMLVYTERYAEALKYYSESIQQKNDYAPAYYNMANAYFLMKEYAQAEENYQKAIQLDRYDPEPYLGLGSMYLAKQEYEKALSAFKKAADLQPRSFIAYKGIGDAYARAEIYEDAINAYKKALEINPTDVNVLESLGDIYTRQKDYSNAAVSYEKYVKLSQKNADVYLKLAESYIQLKDNAKAKATLLELKDRFPNYKNMSKVDYYLSQL from the coding sequence ATGACTGAGAAAAAAAATACCTCTCGGAAACAAGGAGCAAAACCAAAAGCAGTTCAAAAAGGAAAGGTTGTTTCAAAAAAACCATCGAAAGAAGAGGAAAAGAAACAATGGTTGCTTCTTGGACTTCTTGGCTTGTTGCTTGTTCTTACCCCGATCGTTTGGGTTGGTTTCTCAGGTGGTGGTAAAGCAAAACAGATAGAGAAATACCTCTCCCTGGCAGAAGAATATGCCAACAATGAGGCTTATGATCGTGCGCTTGACTATCTGGACAAAGCCTTTGAACTTGATCCCAATGACCCACGTATCAAGGAACTCCGGGATGCTATTATACGGGCACAGAAAAACAAAGAAAAACTCAAAGAAGATGAGATGAAAGACCTTCTCAAGAAAACCGCGCAAGCCACTTCGCCAACACCGCTCGAAAAAACCACTACCGTCGAAAAAAAGGAAAAACCTCAAGTAGAACAGGTTTCTGCTAAAGAAAGTGCAGCAGAGCAGTACAAAAAGTATATGGAAAACGGCAAAAAATATCTTGAGAACAACTACTTTGATGAAGCCATCAAAGAGTTTGAGAAAGCCAGGAAAATAGAAGCTACTCCCGAGGTCGATGCTTATGAGGCTGTTTCCTATTACGGTAAAAAGGATATAGGCAAAGCCCAAAGCCTTGCCCAGGCGGCCATCCAAAAAGATCCCAAACAGGGGCCTGCCCATTACACTCTCGGAAAGATCCTCTATGACAAGGACCTCAATGATGAGGCACTGGCTTCTTTTAAAAAGGCTATCGAGGGCGATTATGAAACAGCGGATATGTACTATTCCATGGGTGTGATTTACTACATGAAAAAGCTTTACAACGATGCGAAATCATCTTTTCAAAAAGCTGTTTCCCTTGATCCAAAGCATGCCAAGGCTTATTACAATCTTGGTCTTACCTATATGGCCCTCAATGACAATAACAATGCCCTCAAGGCTTTTGACCAGAATCTTCAGCTTGAGCCCACGAATGCCAAGACAATGATCAACATTGGCACCATTTATTACAATGCCAAACAATTTTCTCAGGCAGAAAAGTTTTTTGCACGCGCTGTGGAAATCGAACCAAACAATGACCGGGCGCTCGTCAAACTTGGGAATACCTATGAGGAACTCAAACAGTTTACACGGGCTCTTTCCGTTTATCAAAAAGCCTATCAGGTCAATCCCAAAAACTATCTGTGTTCTTTCAACTACGCGCGCATGCTTGTTTACACCGAGCGCTACGCTGAGGCTTTAAAATACTACAGTGAGTCTATACAGCAGAAAAATGACTATGCACCAGCCTATTACAACATGGCCAATGCCTACTTTTTGATGAAAGAGTATGCCCAGGCGGAAGAAAACTATCAAAAGGCCATTCAGCTTGATAGATACGATCCCGAACCTTATCTGGGATTGGGAAGCATGTATCTTGCCAAACAGGAATATGAAAAAGCCCTTTCTGCTTTTAAAAAGGCTGCGGATCTTCAGCCAAGGAGTTTTATTGCTTACAAAGGAATAGGAGATGCTTATGCCAGGGCAGAGATCTACGAGGATGCTATAAACGCCTACAAAAAGGCTCTCGAGATCAATCCAACGGACGTTAATGTTCTAGAAAGTCTTGGGGATATCTATACCCGACAAAAGGATTATAGCAATGCTGCTGTTTCCTACGAGAAATATGTCAAGCTTTCCCAAAAAAATGCAGATGTGTATCTTAAGCTAGCCGAGAGCTATATTCAATTAAAAGATAACGCCAAGGCAAAAGCCACTCTTCTTGAGCTTAAGGATCGTTTTCCGAACTACAAAAATATGTCTAAGGTTGACTATTATTTGAGTCAACTGTAA
- a CDS encoding tetratricopeptide repeat protein: MTWDVIVIVLLVVSVGFLVFLYVMNNFIAPHRLDSIKTLIDNQKYDQAINALNAILKKDDKNPLAHLYLAEACYLSGNFEMALVEYKQTLSSGKFSNSATEKSIHRRLADIYMRFNQLEEAQKEYLVLSQMDPQNAEYLFQIGNIFYQRGMKEHAFSYLDRAIKSGKASPQIYFIMGKILYEMNKAAEALNYFTNCVKLEPKNMEAHYYIGMILKSMNSYGKAVQEFDVAEQARDNQLKVKAIFQKGLCKMEVGDNDGAKADFERALKYSNEENNVTIAIRYTLGLIYEKERRLVEAVEQWEKVAQLRPNFQDVQTKLTLYEDLRVDDRLKDLLTATPTTFEIIAQNMLKAIGYEPIEVKPLDGDNLEIVGIEKSVKWRNVRGGRVLVMFSRDNEDVPEDLVAKLTEKMKNIHATRGVYITTGKFTPQALRYAENRPLDLYDRQKLTDLLKKSGY; encoded by the coding sequence ATGACGTGGGATGTTATAGTTATTGTGCTTTTGGTAGTCAGTGTGGGGTTTCTTGTCTTTCTTTATGTTATGAATAACTTTATTGCGCCTCATCGTCTTGATTCGATTAAGACCTTAATTGACAATCAAAAGTATGATCAGGCGATTAATGCATTGAATGCTATTCTCAAAAAAGATGATAAAAACCCTCTCGCACACCTTTATCTTGCCGAAGCCTGTTACCTCTCAGGAAATTTTGAGATGGCCCTTGTTGAATATAAACAAACATTGAGTTCAGGAAAGTTTTCCAATTCTGCTACGGAGAAAAGTATTCATCGCCGTCTGGCAGATATTTACATGCGTTTTAATCAGCTGGAAGAGGCGCAGAAAGAATACCTTGTGCTTTCCCAGATGGATCCGCAAAATGCGGAATATCTCTTTCAAATCGGGAATATCTTTTACCAGCGAGGCATGAAAGAACATGCCTTTAGTTATCTTGATAGGGCCATCAAATCAGGCAAGGCTTCTCCCCAGATTTATTTTATCATGGGAAAGATTCTCTATGAAATGAACAAGGCAGCTGAGGCTTTGAACTACTTTACTAACTGTGTAAAACTGGAACCCAAGAATATGGAAGCCCATTACTATATTGGAATGATTCTCAAATCCATGAATAGCTACGGAAAGGCTGTTCAGGAATTTGATGTGGCGGAACAAGCGCGGGACAATCAACTCAAGGTGAAGGCTATTTTCCAGAAAGGTCTCTGTAAAATGGAAGTTGGGGATAATGATGGGGCCAAAGCAGATTTTGAACGTGCGTTAAAGTATTCAAACGAAGAGAACAATGTCACTATTGCTATTCGGTACACACTTGGACTTATCTACGAAAAAGAACGCCGACTGGTTGAGGCGGTGGAACAATGGGAAAAGGTTGCCCAACTCCGTCCTAACTTTCAGGATGTCCAGACAAAACTGACTCTTTATGAGGATCTTCGGGTAGACGATAGGCTCAAAGATCTGCTGACAGCTACACCAACTACCTTTGAGATTATCGCTCAGAACATGCTCAAAGCCATTGGGTATGAACCTATTGAAGTCAAGCCTCTGGATGGTGATAATCTTGAAATTGTAGGGATAGAAAAATCGGTCAAATGGCGAAACGTTCGTGGAGGAAGGGTGCTTGTGATGTTTTCACGAGACAATGAAGATGTTCCGGAAGATCTGGTAGCAAAACTTACCGAAAAAATGAAAAACATTCATGCGACTCGAGGTGTTTACATCACTACCGGAAAGTTTACTCCCCAGGCTCTCCGTTATGCGGAAAACAGACCGCTCGATCTTTACGATAGGCAAAAGCTTACTGATCTTCTTAAGAAAAGTGGGTATTAA
- a CDS encoding alpha-amylase domain-containing protein, whose protein sequence is MKRLGFLMVGLLVGSSMFAGVMMQGFYWDVPAGGTWWDTMKSKAYELRYMAGGYGINRMWFPPASKAQGGGYSMGYDPHDYYDLGQYYQDGTTETRFGSQAELKAAIAQYRSYGIDCMADIVINHRSGGASEYNPYTRGNTWTDFRNVASGKMKWQYWAFHPNNIHSYDSGAFAGFPDVCHDNSTVYNDIKTWMLWMKNTANAGFSSWRWDYVKGFSPTVVKNLNAATSPTFSVGEYWDANTSTLDWWANAANSSVFDFALYYTLKDICNNSSGGGYLPNVFDYSKSFAAKNPWRAVTFVGNHDTDEIYRDKMMAYAFILTYQGYPCIWWKDYYNYGLATGGGAGSGWGNGIKQLVWVREKLGGGGPQIEILKSNDGDVIIYGSKGYSTSSPGYIVVINDHSSAWKGAWVQTGNAYLKGKTLKAYAWSSSVSGQNYQPQNKYCDANGWVEVWAAPRGYAVYSVDGL, encoded by the coding sequence ATGAAACGGTTAGGGTTTTTGATGGTGGGGCTCCTCGTGGGAAGCTCGATGTTTGCGGGTGTGATGATGCAGGGCTTCTACTGGGATGTTCCAGCAGGTGGTACATGGTGGGATACCATGAAGAGCAAAGCTTATGAGCTTCGCTACATGGCAGGTGGGTATGGTATTAACCGCATGTGGTTTCCTCCTGCATCCAAAGCTCAGGGTGGCGGCTATTCTATGGGATATGATCCCCATGATTACTATGACCTGGGCCAATACTATCAGGACGGCACCACAGAAACGCGCTTTGGTTCCCAGGCAGAACTCAAGGCGGCTATTGCGCAGTACCGTAGCTATGGCATTGATTGTATGGCTGATATCGTGATCAACCATCGCTCCGGTGGTGCCAGTGAGTACAACCCCTATACCAGGGGAAATACCTGGACAGATTTTCGTAATGTGGCAAGTGGAAAGATGAAATGGCAGTACTGGGCATTCCATCCCAATAACATCCACTCTTATGACTCCGGAGCTTTTGCGGGATTCCCTGATGTCTGTCATGACAACTCCACGGTGTACAATGACATCAAGACATGGATGCTCTGGATGAAAAATACAGCCAATGCTGGTTTCAGTAGCTGGCGATGGGACTATGTGAAGGGATTCTCTCCGACCGTGGTAAAGAACCTCAATGCAGCGACGAGTCCAACCTTTAGTGTGGGAGAGTACTGGGATGCCAATACCTCTACCCTCGATTGGTGGGCCAATGCAGCCAACTCGTCAGTGTTTGATTTTGCTCTCTATTATACATTAAAAGACATCTGTAACAATAGTTCTGGTGGTGGGTATCTGCCCAATGTGTTTGACTACAGCAAGAGCTTTGCTGCCAAGAATCCATGGCGTGCCGTGACCTTTGTTGGAAACCATGACACTGATGAGATTTACAGAGACAAGATGATGGCGTATGCGTTCATTCTCACCTATCAGGGGTATCCCTGTATCTGGTGGAAAGACTACTACAACTATGGGCTTGCTACGGGTGGTGGAGCCGGCAGTGGTTGGGGCAATGGTATCAAGCAACTCGTATGGGTACGTGAGAAACTTGGTGGCGGTGGTCCTCAGATTGAGATCCTCAAAAGTAATGATGGAGATGTGATTATCTATGGAAGTAAGGGATACTCGACCTCGAGCCCGGGTTACATTGTGGTAATCAACGATCATTCTTCTGCCTGGAAGGGTGCGTGGGTCCAGACAGGAAACGCTTACCTCAAGGGCAAAACCCTCAAAGCCTATGCATGGTCTTCTTCTGTGAGCGGACAGAACTATCAACCTCAGAACAAGTACTGTGACGCCAATGGTTGGGTAGAGGTATGGGCTGCACCGCGTGGGTATGCAGTCTACTCGGTGGATGGGCTATAA